TGAGCGAGTGGAACCTCCTTTGGAATGCAGGACTATGAGACGCGTAGATGGAAGGAGTGTCAAATCGTACGGGTTTTCCACACAGCTCAAAAATGCCGAGATTTGCATACGTCTTTTGACCTACTAAGTTTCAACAAAGACACGGATTGTTGAAACTTTTCTGTTGTCAGTTCCAATATGGGCGGCTAGAGTCTAGCAATCAAACAAAGTTCATTGATCGAAGAGGGTTCCGGCGGTTGTGTCTATACGCAACGTCAGGAAGCCGTAGATCAAGTAACAGTACGTAATCAGGAGAGCAGATGCGCACGATTTTGAAATCACTCCACTACTTGGCTGTAGCGCTACTGTTGGTATGTAGCGTTTCAGGCCTTGCCCAGACGATCACCGGCGGCGTCAACGGAACGGTCACCGATCCGGCAGGCGCGATCATTCCGAACGCAAAGGTTACGGCAACAAATGTCGCCACAAACGTATCCACTGTCTCCACGACCACCAGCTCTGGAACCTACAACATCCGCAATCTACAAATCGGTCAGTACAAAGTCATCATCGAAGCTTCCGGTTTCTCTGCACAGACACTCGGACCCTTCACGCTGGAGTCCGGTCAGGATGCGAAGTTCGATGCGAAGCTTGGACTGGAAGGTTCAAATACCGCTATCGCGGTGAACGAATCACTGGTTCCTCTCCTCAACACGGAGAATGCAACGCTTGGTGCAACTCTCGATGAGAACGCCATCAGCAATATCACGCTCGTGAGTCGCAACTTTACCCAACTGACGCTTTTTGTTCCAGGAGCGGTTACGGGAACGCCCGCATCCTTCACAGGCTCAGCGGCTATTGAAAGAAATGGCAATGGCACGCTAGCCTCTCAAAACGGTAACCGCCAAGAGACGAACAATTACCTGCTTGATGGTGTGGAGATCAACGAAACCATCAATAACGGAATCGGCTATAATCCCAGTCCTGATGCGCTTGGGCAGGTGCGCGTTATTTCGTCTAATGCCAATGCTGAGTTCGGCAATGTCGGTGGTGGAGATGTCGTTGCGCTGCTAAAAAGCGGAAGCAACACATTTCACGGAAGCGCCTTCTTTTATTTAGCGAACTACAACATGGATGCAAATTCATGGGCTAATAAGAATTTTGCGTCTTCTTCTGCGTTTGTTCCAAAGACACCCTACACCCAGTCGACGTTCGGCGGTACTGTTGGCGGACCCATCATCAAGGACAAGCTGTTCTTCTTTGGCGATTACGAAGGCATCAGGTACCACTCTGCGGGTACTGGCCTGGCTTCCGTAGCGACTGCTCGTATGCGTTCAGGAGATTTTGGGGAGCTGCTGGATCCAACTCAGATTGCAACCACGGTTCAGCTCTACAACACTCAGGCCGCTGGACAACCAGCCTATGCTGGCAACTTACTGGGTGCCGTGTCAAATCCCGTAGCCGCCTATCTGTTCGCGCATCCCGAGGTTTATCCGCTTCCGAACCACACAGCCACGGTTGGCACTTTGATCCAAAATAACTACCAGGCACCGACGAAGACAAATCGCTATAACAACCAGTATGACGTCAAGATCGACTGGAAGGCCTCACCGCGCGATTCGATCTCGGGCCGTTATTCCTGGGGTCGGAATGGCGATTTCACCACTCCGGTTCTCGCAATTACTTTCCCCGGAGCGAACATCAATCCGTTTCAAAGCTTCGCATTCAATTCCGTGCATACCTTCAATGCGCGTCTTATCAATGAGTTCACCGCTGGTTTCACACGTGTTGTTGCGTTGGGAGGTCTCCCAAGCGATTCAACGGGTACCTTCGGTTTGAATGGTAATGCTGTTGTCGGCATCTCAGGTGTCGCTCAGCCCTATAACGGCTTCATCCTGCAGTCCTTCACGGGAACCAACGGTGCGTTCAGCTCTGTTGGTAACTCGGCGACGGGAACAACGTATTACGACAACACCTTCAGCTACTATGACAACCTGACTTACCAGGCTGGACAGCACACGATTAAACTTGGTGTCCAGTTTCTCCGCTATCAGCAGAACACTTTCTATCCGGGTAACGACGGTGCAGTTGGCCGCTATCTCTATTCCGGAGCATTCTCTGCTCAGAATGGAACGGTTGGCGGTTATACGCTCGCCGATTTCTACCAGAATCACATTCTCACGCGCGCGATCGGTGGAGTCACCGGTCTGGCGGGTCAGCGCTCGTGGCGCGATGCAGCTTTTGTCCAGGACGATTGGAAGGTTAGTCCGAGACTCACCCTCAACCTGGGGCTTCGTTGGGAGTACGACCAGCCCATCCTGGAAGTCAACAACAAGCAGGCGAATATCAACTTCGCAACCAAGACAGTGCAACTCGCCGGCGTCAACGGAGCAAGCCGCGGTCTTTACAACCCGGTTTGGACCAACTTCATGCCGCGTATCGGATTCTCTTTCAATCCGTCGCCTCGCGTTGTAGTTCGTGGCGGCTATGGTATAACTACTTACTTTGAAGGAACGGGCGCTAATCTTCGCCTCAACTTTAACTATCCATTCCAGAATGGCTTCACGGCCACCGGCTTTGCCCCAAGCACAACCAGCGCAGGTCAGTTCTACACAACTGCGCAGGGCTTCGGAACCGCGAACACATCCTGCAACATTCAGACAAGCACTGTACCTTGCACCACTACGATCCGCGCATGGGACCAGGCAATTAAACCGATGTTCCTTCAGCAGTACAGCCTTACTGCGGAATATCAGTTGAGCAATACCGCATCGCTCACCTTTGGTTATGTCGGTGAGACGGGGCAACATCTCATCACTGCTGGTGCTGCCAACGCTCTGCCAAAGCCCTGCATCATTGGTGGTGTTGTGCAGACTGTGCTCACTTCAGCACAGTGTATTGCTGCTGATCCCGCTCCTTTCATTAACCTGGTTGGTCAGACGGGCTCGGTGGTCTTCACCGCGTCCAATGCGATGGAAAACTATAATGCGCTTCAGGCGACATTCCGTCAGCGCCTCAGCAAGGGCTTGGAATTCACCGCGAATTATGCATATGCCAAAGCGATGACGAACAGCACGGGCTTCTTTGGTGCACAGGGAATCAACGGACAGTCTGCCTATGCTCAGAATTTCTATGACAATCATTCTGAATATGGTCCGGCTGCTCAGGATGTTCGTCATAACATCAACGGGCATTTGACTTATGAACTTCCCGTGGGACGGGGGCGTATGTTTGGTACCAATATGAACCGGGCAATTGATGAAGTGATTGGTGGCTGGAAGGTTGCGATGACCACCATTGTTTATACAGGCTTCCCGGTAAACATCAACTCTGGCTCCAACAACAGCAACACTGCGAACAATTCTCAGCGTGCGAACCACTATCGTAAGCTGAATGTCGTAAATCGGAGTGCTCAGGCGTGGTTTGGAACCGATCCTTCGGTTCTTCACCAGCGGTCTAGCACAACGGCAGGAGCTCAGTGTTCGGCTGCAGGTGTAGATGATGGTGTCTGCGCTTATGGTCAACCCGCCGCTGGCACATTCGGTACTGCTTCCGTCGATTCAGAGCGGGCTCCTGGTTACCAATCAGCAGATGCTTCGATCTTCAAGGATTTTGCAATCACTGAGGCGCACAAAATCAGCTTCCGTGCGGATGCTGCCAATGTGTTTAACATTACCTCGCTGGGTAACCCCACTAACAATGCGCAGTCTGCAACCTTCGGACAGATTACAGCTTCTCGTTCGCAGGCTCGTCAGCTGCAGCTTTCGGCGAAGTATTCCTTCTAAAAACATCAACTGGAAAAGGCCCGGCCTCCTGAGGAGACCGGGCCTTTTCTATTGAATGCACAATGGGTTTGATTAACTGGCTGCTTTGCTTGGAATTACCTTGCGAAGAAACGATAGCTGATAGTCCAGGTTTGGGTTTCACCTGGCGCTACGTGGATCTTGATATACGCTTCGGGGCATACCGTCTTTGGAGTCGACCAGAAGTACGACAGGCTGATCGGTGAATCAGATGTCTGCTGAACACCAATGCCGAGGTCTTTATCTTCGAAGGTGAAGTCGTAGTCAGAGACCTTGGTGGAGTAGCCGGTGAGGTAGCCTTGTACGCCGCGGCGTTCAAGCGGTGCGATGAACTTTATGGTGTTGTCTTCGATGACGGCTTTGCTTGGGTCGATCGGGCTATCGAGGGCTGGAGTAAAAAGGAAGTGGACTTGCATGCTTGGCCCGGTCTGCTTGTGATCCAGCATGAAGAAGTCGTGGTCGTAGACCTGCGTGTCGATTGGCTTGGTTCCGACATTCTTCAGGCGGTGTTCTAGGCAAAGGATGTTGCCATGCTTGTCGAGCGTCAGTACTTTTTCGTAGATATAGGAAACTCCGATGGACGAGTGTAGTTCCTGGCGGAAGGTGACTGAATTTTTATGGACCTTCGTCTTCCACTTGCCTGCGTCGACGATGGGGTAGGCGTTGCCGAATTTGTATGGCTTGTCGTCGATCCGTTTCAATACGCCTACACCGATCTTTACAAACAGACCGCCCGGTGCAGCGTCGTCGTATCCGATCTCGCTCGTGGGATGGCGGAACTCTTCCACGGGGCCGGTGATCGTGTCGTTGCCTGTGGGGTCGTACCTGTTGAACCACTCGCCGAAGAAGGTGTGGCCGTTCAAGGAGAGGCAACCCACGACGCCGCTCCAGTCGAAGCGGGGACCGCGGTAGTATCCGACCTCTTTGTCTGGCAGAAATACAACCGCATTGATGGCACCGTTGCTCAGGCGTGCCATCGGGTGATCTGAGTGTGGCAGATCCGTGCAGGTTGAAGAGGCCTGTGTGGCGAGCGGTACAGCGGGTATCGTCTGGGCGCGCGCTGTACGACTGAAGAGTGCAATGGCAGGGATAAGCGCAAAACGCGCAAAGGAATTGCGAGCAGGGAACATGCTTTGCTCCTTATTGTGCTGATCTTAAGCGTCGAAGCAGGGACGCGAACTCAAAGAATGGCAAAGCTGTGCGCGGAGGAGAAATTACCGACTTCAGTCAACCCGCTGATCGATCCGTTTGCGATGGAGAACTCGCCTCGCACCATACGGCCGGTGGGTGCATGGGCGGCGATGATTGTACGGCCCGAGCGGTCAAAGGCAATTTGTGTCGCTTCTACCGGAAGCGATTCCGCTGGCTGGATGCGTCCGTTGGAGCGGTCGATCTTCCACGCAGTCATCCTCGCGCCGTTTGCCGTGAGAAGAAAGCGGCCGGAGGGATGCATGGCGATGGTGCTGGCGCCGTTGGTTGCAACGCGCTGGTGCGAGGCTTGCGTCTGTCCTCTGGAGGTGTCGATCCGGTGTACTGAGATGGAGCCATCCTCGGAGTTGAGAGCGTAGACGAAGCGAGCGTTTGTGTGGCCGACCATCTGCGAGGGGCCAGCGCCCTTATGAACGCGACGGCGATGTAGCGGTGTGAGCGTGTCAGTTTCGAGGCGGAAGGTGCTGAGCGACTCATTGCCCGTATCTGCCGCGACGAGCGTCCGGCCATCGGAATGAAGCACGAGACTGCTCGGGGTCGAGGTTTTGCCCACACCGGCTTCTGTAGAGAAGCCCACTTCTTTGAACAGGCCTGAAACGGGTAGGGGCAGGCCGTTGCTCTCCAGGGGAAGCACGTTGTAGGAGCCGCCACCCGCGACAGCGACGATGAGATGCGATCCGTCCGGAGTCACCAGGGCGTGAGAGGGGTTGATGGCGGAAAGCGCCAGAGGCTGTACGCGCTGTAGTGTGAGATGGCCTGTTTCGGCGTCGATCGCGTAAGCACTCACTGCGCCGCGAGGAAGACTCTCCCATTCATTGACAGCATGTACGGCGTAGAGCATGGAGCCAGAAGGATGAAGCTCAAGATGAGCAGGCGAAGCTGATGCCATCGTCTGAACGACGCGCGAACCGTCCTTTGATAGATCCACGACGTGGATCGCACCAGCTTCGGCTTCGCCCGATCCAATGTAGGCAAAACGACCTGGGACAGAGCGTCGGGTCATGGTCGCGCTGGCCTTGCCCGAAGCGCCGAGCGTTGCGGCAGCCGCGAGCGAGGTGGAGAAGGCCCGGCGGGTCATGGGGAACGTCTTCGATTGCAAGCTGCTCTCGCTCATCTTTTCCTCCGCGACTCCGCGCTACGCCTTGGGCCGAATCGACATGGCATTGTGAAAGATATTGTTCGGGTCGTACTTCTTCTTCACGTCTTGTAGAAAGGGATAGAGCCCTTCTGTGCCGTAGTAAAGTTCGCCCCAGAAGGGATACCGCACCATATCCACGTCGGGATAGTTGATGTAGCAGCCTTCGTAGTATTCATTGTGAAACGGTGTTCCGGCGTGTTGTGCATCGACGTTGGCGGAGTAGATGTCTGTATACATCTCGTCGAAGAACTTGATGCGTGCTTCGTCTTCCGCTGGGTCTTGCCAGTACTGCTGGTACTGCAGCTTCATTACAGAAGCACGCTGCGGCATGGCGGTTTCACCGGCCAGATGCGGCTTGTTAGTTGCGCCGCCGTAAGAGTCAACCGCGATGATGCCGCTCACGGGTACTCCTGGGATTTCACGCGTCAGATGTTTGTAGATTCGACGCGCTTCTTCCGTAGTAAAGTTCTTCTTCATATAGCAGGACTTGTATTTGCCGCGTGTGTTTCCGTTGCCGCCGCCAGCGCCCTGTCCGCCGGTGGTCGCATCGAGCCATGGGCGCGTGGAGAAGGCGTGCTTTCCTGCGACGCAGGGAGACATCTGTTGGCGATCTCCGCGACGAGGGGCCTGATGCGATGTGGTCGCTGGATTCGGATCAGAGAGGGCATCGCCGCATTTCAGAAAGAGGTCGAGAAATTCCGTGGGTATGCTGAGGTCTGGCTCACCGTTCATGCCGTGCATGGCGGCGGAGATGCCGATGCCACCGCGAGAACCTTCAGGACCTCGGCGGTTCAGGCCCATGAAGGTGAAGAGAGGCCACGTATCCGGATCCTTACCACGTTTTTCAAAGTAACCGCCATAGGTCTGCACAATGTGGATGAACTTCTCCTCCGTCATCGTCTCCCATGGAAAGTTCACGCCAGCATTGCTGATGTACTGCGGCGCGGTCGGCAAAGTATCGAAGTAGAAGCTCGTGATCACGCCGAAGTTTGAGCCCTGTCCGCCGAGGCAGGCGCGGAAGAGGTCCGCATCATGATGCTTGTCGATGTGCCGCTTCGCTACTTTTCCGTTCGCTTCCACGGTGCAAATATCGATCGCGGTTACATAGTCACAGCTCA
This genomic stretch from Terriglobus saanensis SP1PR4 harbors:
- a CDS encoding TonB-dependent receptor, translating into MRTILKSLHYLAVALLLVCSVSGLAQTITGGVNGTVTDPAGAIIPNAKVTATNVATNVSTVSTTTSSGTYNIRNLQIGQYKVIIEASGFSAQTLGPFTLESGQDAKFDAKLGLEGSNTAIAVNESLVPLLNTENATLGATLDENAISNITLVSRNFTQLTLFVPGAVTGTPASFTGSAAIERNGNGTLASQNGNRQETNNYLLDGVEINETINNGIGYNPSPDALGQVRVISSNANAEFGNVGGGDVVALLKSGSNTFHGSAFFYLANYNMDANSWANKNFASSSAFVPKTPYTQSTFGGTVGGPIIKDKLFFFGDYEGIRYHSAGTGLASVATARMRSGDFGELLDPTQIATTVQLYNTQAAGQPAYAGNLLGAVSNPVAAYLFAHPEVYPLPNHTATVGTLIQNNYQAPTKTNRYNNQYDVKIDWKASPRDSISGRYSWGRNGDFTTPVLAITFPGANINPFQSFAFNSVHTFNARLINEFTAGFTRVVALGGLPSDSTGTFGLNGNAVVGISGVAQPYNGFILQSFTGTNGAFSSVGNSATGTTYYDNTFSYYDNLTYQAGQHTIKLGVQFLRYQQNTFYPGNDGAVGRYLYSGAFSAQNGTVGGYTLADFYQNHILTRAIGGVTGLAGQRSWRDAAFVQDDWKVSPRLTLNLGLRWEYDQPILEVNNKQANINFATKTVQLAGVNGASRGLYNPVWTNFMPRIGFSFNPSPRVVVRGGYGITTYFEGTGANLRLNFNYPFQNGFTATGFAPSTTSAGQFYTTAQGFGTANTSCNIQTSTVPCTTTIRAWDQAIKPMFLQQYSLTAEYQLSNTASLTFGYVGETGQHLITAGAANALPKPCIIGGVVQTVLTSAQCIAADPAPFINLVGQTGSVVFTASNAMENYNALQATFRQRLSKGLEFTANYAYAKAMTNSTGFFGAQGINGQSAYAQNFYDNHSEYGPAAQDVRHNINGHLTYELPVGRGRMFGTNMNRAIDEVIGGWKVAMTTIVYTGFPVNINSGSNNSNTANNSQRANHYRKLNVVNRSAQAWFGTDPSVLHQRSSTTAGAQCSAAGVDDGVCAYGQPAAGTFGTASVDSERAPGYQSADASIFKDFAITEAHKISFRADAANVFNITSLGNPTNNAQSATFGQITASRSQARQLQLSAKYSF
- a CDS encoding lactonase family protein; its protein translation is MSESSLQSKTFPMTRRAFSTSLAAAATLGASGKASATMTRRSVPGRFAYIGSGEAEAGAIHVVDLSKDGSRVVQTMASASPAHLELHPSGSMLYAVHAVNEWESLPRGAVSAYAIDAETGHLTLQRVQPLALSAINPSHALVTPDGSHLIVAVAGGGSYNVLPLESNGLPLPVSGLFKEVGFSTEAGVGKTSTPSSLVLHSDGRTLVAADTGNESLSTFRLETDTLTPLHRRRVHKGAGPSQMVGHTNARFVYALNSEDGSISVHRIDTSRGQTQASHQRVATNGASTIAMHPSGRFLLTANGARMTAWKIDRSNGRIQPAESLPVEATQIAFDRSGRTIIAAHAPTGRMVRGEFSIANGSISGLTEVGNFSSAHSFAIL
- a CDS encoding FAD-dependent oxidoreductase produces the protein MSSTVTAQDPRYDLLRRGKNARFPAKDSDAVARIEVCQNADDVAEALQRIVSAGMRPTVRAGGHCYEDFVVNNPGGAIIDVSMLNSTETGPGGKGPYKVGGGGMLGSVYTELYKKANVTIPGGSCYTVATGGHISGGGYGVLARQLGLSCDYVTAIDICTVEANGKVAKRHIDKHHDADLFRACLGGQGSNFGVITSFYFDTLPTAPQYISNAGVNFPWETMTEEKFIHIVQTYGGYFEKRGKDPDTWPLFTFMGLNRRGPEGSRGGIGISAAMHGMNGEPDLSIPTEFLDLFLKCGDALSDPNPATTSHQAPRRGDRQQMSPCVAGKHAFSTRPWLDATTGGQGAGGGNGNTRGKYKSCYMKKNFTTEEARRIYKHLTREIPGVPVSGIIAVDSYGGATNKPHLAGETAMPQRASVMKLQYQQYWQDPAEDEARIKFFDEMYTDIYSANVDAQHAGTPFHNEYYEGCYINYPDVDMVRYPFWGELYYGTEGLYPFLQDVKKKYDPNNIFHNAMSIRPKA